The Trueperaceae bacterium sequence ATGCCGAACTCCGCGAGGCGGCGGGCGCCGGGACCGTGCCGCTCGAGGATCGCCTCGAGCTCGGCGGCGCGGGGGCCCTCGACCGCGCGGATCGCGCCCGCCTCGTAGCGCACGACGAGCGGCGCGTCGAGGAGGCCCAAGCCGGGCCAGGAGCCGTTGACGACCAGCGTCCCGTCGCCGACGCCGTCGTCGATGCCGCACGCCGCTTCGCCGGCGGGGAGGTTCCCGACCTGGCCGGGGGCGTGGTAGCGGCCGGTCTCCATCATGCCGCGCTGACCGGCGACGGCGAAGGTCAGGTCGGTCCCGTCCTCGCTCGTGAGGCGCACCTCGCGGGCGGCCTCGAGGCGCGCGGCGTACGCCGCGGCGCGCTCCGCGACGACGTCGTAGTCGGCGAGCAGGCCGGCGGCCAGCTGCGCTTCGGTCAGGTCGGAGTTCGTCGCGATCCGCGTGCCGGCCCGCGCCGCGCCGCGCACCCCGTCGGTGTGGGTGTAGGAGCGGCGCGTCGAGATCAACGCCGCGTCGACGGCGTGCAGGGTGGCGACGTGGTCGTCCGGAAGTTCGTAGGTGGGCTCGCCGGGCAGCGGCAGCCGAAGGGTCTCGACCTCGTGCAGGGGTGCGGCCGCCTCGATGGCGTCGGCCAGGTCGTCGCGGCCGGGCGCGAGGACGAGCGCGAGGCGCTCGCCGGCCTGCAGGGCGAAGTTGGCGCGGATCAGGTTGTCGGCGGCGTGGGGGAGCGAGGACGTCATGGAAGGAACCTCCGGATTCCGGTATGGTGGACGGGACGTTCAAGGCATTGAACTTTGCGGAAGGCGGATCGCCTTCGATGCGAAGGGGAACGGACGACGCGATGGACGAAGCGAACCTGGGACGGCGACTGCGCGCGGTGCGCCACGCGCGGGGGCAGACCCTCGCCGAGGTCTCGACGTTGTCGGGCCTGTCCCGCTCGTTTTTGTCGATGCTCGAGACCGGCAAGACGAACGTCTCGGCGGAGAAACTGCAGCGCCTCGTGCGGGTGTACGACCTCACCCTCGACGACGTCCTGCCGAGCGAGACCTCGAAGGGCCTGGCGCAGATCGTGCGGGCGGGCGACGGCGCCCGCCTCACCGGGTTCCGTGGCGGCATCGAGGGGCGGCTGTTGGTGCGCGACATGCAGCGCCGCATCCAACCGGTCCGCCTGGTCCTGCCCCCCGGGGCGGAGCACCGCAACGACGAGGGGCACGCCGGCGAGGAGTTCCTCATGGTGTTGGAGGGGACGGTCGTGTTCGAGCTCGACGACGTCCCCGCGGAACGCCTCGAGGTCGGCGACAGCGCCTTCTACCCCTCCGCGCTGGCGCACGCCTACCGCAACGACGGCGACGCGCCGGCGGTGCTGCTCACGATCAGCGTCCCCAACACCTGGCTTCACTCCTGATCCCCCGCCGGCGCCTGCGGCGCGCCGGCGACGCCGCCCGCCGGTGCGGCGGGGGGTCGCGCGGGACGGATCGCGCCCCGCACCTGCACGAGGGCGAGCCCGGCGACGAGGATCGCGACGCCGGTCCACTGCACCCACGTGTGGCGCTCCCCGAAGATCAACGCGCCCCAGAGGATCGTGAGCATCGGCTGGAGCAGCAACAGCATGCCGACCTCCAGCGTCGGGAGGCGCCGCAACGCCGGCGTGATCGCCAGCCACCCCCCCACCTGACTCACGAGCGCCAGCGCCGCGAGCCAGACGAACGCGTCGGCGGGCACGCGCACCGCGAAGGCGGGGTCGGCGGGGGACAGCGCCCACGTCGTGGCGGCCGCCGCGAACGTCACCAGCACCAGCGCGGCGAGGGGGGAGGGGAGGCGGCGGCTGGCCTCCCGGAAGCTCAGCAGGTACGTCGCGTTCGCCGCGGCGGTCGCGAGGCCGAGCCCCGCCGCCCAGCCGGGACGCGCGATCGTGGTGGGTTCCCCGACGACGCCGGCGATCATCGCCACCGCGACCAACAGGACCGGGAGGAGGGCCAGGGTGAGGGCGGTCGGGCGTTCGCCGTGCAGCCACCAGGCGATCACCCCCACCAGGACCACCTGCAGGTTCCCCATCAGGGTCGACAGGCCGGCCCCGGCGACCGCGATGTTGACGTGCCAGACGGTGACGTTCAGCGCGAAGATCGCGCCGGTCGCGAGCGCGAACCGCACGCCCGCCGCCGACCAGGCCGGCCCGCCCGCGCGGGGCAGCAGCCCGCGCGCGGCGGCGAGCGCCAGCAGGACCGGCGCGGCGAGCGCGGTCCGGTAGAACGTCGCGGTGGTCGCCCCGACGTCGGCCAGCCCGACGAAGATGGCGGAGAAGGAGATGCCGACGACGCCCAGCAGCGCGACGGCGCGCGTCACGCGCCGTCCTTGAGGCGCCGGTCGAACACGTCGCGCAGGCCGTCGCCCAGGAGGCTGAAGGCCAACACCGTCAGGGTGATCGCGACGCCGGGGAACAGCGTCACGTGCGGCGACGTGCGGATCACCTCGCGGCCGACGCTGAGCATCCGCCCCCAACTCACGTCCGGCGGTTGCGTCCCGAGGCCCAGGAACGACAGGGCGGCTTCGGCGACGATGGCGGTGCCCATGCCGAGCGTCGCGAGGACGAGGGCGGGCGCCCACGCGTTCGTGACGACGTGGCGCACGAGGATGTGGACGTGCCCGCCGCCCAGGGCGCGGGCGGACTCCACGAACTCCTGTTCGCGGAGCGCCAACACCTCGCTGCGCACGACGCGCGCCATCGTGGGGATGCGCACGACGGCGATCGCCAGCATGGCGTTGACGATGTTCGGGCCCAACGCCGCGACGATCGCGATCGCCAGCAGGATCCCGGGGAGCGCCAGCAGAACGTCCATGAAGCGCATGATCACGTCGTCCACGAGCCCCCCGAGGTACCCCGCGACCGCGCCGAGCACCACGCCGAACACCAGGCTGAGGCTGGTGGCGAGGAAGCCGACCATCAACGACACGCGCGTCCCGATGATCAACCGCGAGAGGATGTCGCGGCCGAGCGCGTCCCCGCCGAGCACGAACTCGGTGTTGAGGGCCCCGTCGACCCAAAGGCCGCGCGGCGGCTCGTAGCGGGTCCACAGGTCCTGGGCGTAGGGATCCATCGGCGTCAACCACGGCGCGAACGCCGCGACGACGACGAAGAGCGCGATCAGCACGCCCCCCACCATCACGTTCGGGTTGCGCGCCAGGCGGCGCAAGAGACGTCGGCGCGGGTGCGACCGGGTGGTGCCCGCGGTGGCGGCGTCAGTCATAGCGGATCCTCGGGTTGATCAGGCCGTAACTGAGGTCCACGATCAGGTTCACGAACACGAACACCACCGCCAGCATGAGGATGCTGCCCTGCACGACCGGGAAGTCGCGCTGGGCGATGGAATCGACGATCAGGCGCCCGATGCCGGGCCAGGCGAACACCGTTTCGGTGACGATCGCGCCGCCCAACAGGAAGCCGAACTGCAGGCCGACGACCGTCACGACCGGCAGGATGGCGTTGCGCAGGGCGTGCCGCACCGTCACGACGGCGCGCCGGACCCCCTTCGCGCGGGCGGTGCGGACGTAGTCGAGGCCCAGCACCTCGAGCAGCGAGGAGCGGGTCATGCGGGTGATGATCGCCATGATGCTGGTCCCGATCGCGAGGGACGGCAGCAGGAGGTGCCGCGCCGCGTCGCCCAGCGGGCCCCAGCGGAACTCGGTGACGCCCAGGCCGAGCGCCTCGAGGACGCCCGGCCCCCGCCCGAAGGCGGGGATCCAGCCGACGTTCGCCGCGACGGTGGAGAGCAAAATAAGGCCGATCCAGAAGTTCGGGGCGGCGACCCCGACCAACGCCAACCCCATGCTGGCGAGGTCGATCGGCGAGTTGCGCGTGACCGCCGCCAGCACCCCGAGGGGGATGCCGATCGCGACGGCGAGGATCAACGCGACGACGGCCAGCTCGAGCGTCGCCGGGAGGCGTTGCGCGACGAGCTCGATCACCGGCGTGCCGGAGCGGATCGAGTCGCCCAGATCGCCCTGCACCGCCGCCGCCATCCAGCGCACGTACTGCACCGGAAGCGGTTCGTCGAAGCCGTACAGCTCCGTGAGGCGCTGGACGTCCTCGGGGCGGGCCTGCTCGCCGAGCATGATGCGGATCGGGTCGCCCGGCGACAGGTGGACGAGGAGGAACACGATCACCGAGACGCCGAGCAGGGTGATCGCGAGCGAGATCAGGCGTTTGAGGACGTAGCCGGTGATGCCCATGAGCGAGGGTCCCGTTGGCCGGCGGGGGCCGGACGAGGACCGCCGGCCGGCGCCCGGGTGGGGCGCGACGGCCGGCGGTCGGGGCGTGCGGGGGTCAGTCGGTGATCTCGACGAGGTGCAGGTTCGCGAAGGTGGCGCTCGAGTACGGGTGCGCCTCCCAGCCCTCGACCGCGGCGCGGCTCAGGGCGACCTCCTCGCTGTGGTTGATGAAGGCGAACGGCGCGTCGTCCATCAACACCCGCTGGGCCTCCTGGTACGTCGCGATGCTCTCGTCGCTCCCGGGCGGCAGCCGCCGGCCCTCGTCGAGCAACGCGTCGAGCGCGGGGTTGCCGTAGGCGGTGAAGTTCGATCCGCCCTCGCTGTGGAACAGCTCGTACATCGCGTAGTTCGGGTCGACGTTGCCGCTCCAGCCGATCAGGAACAGGTCGTAGTCGGTGCTGTCGAGCAGGCGGTCGATGAACGCGCCGAACTCCTCGATGATGATCTCGATCTCGACGCCGATCTGCGCCGCCTCGAACTGCAGGATCTCCGCCATCAACGGCCGGACCGGGTTCTCGTTCGTGTGCAGGCGGACCGACAGCTGGTCCACGCCGGCCTCGGCGAGGAGCTCCGCGGCGCGCTCGGGATCGTACGGGTACGTCTCCGCGTCGGGCTCGAAGTAGACGCTGCTCGGCGCGATCGGGCCGGTCCCGACGCTGCCGACGCCCTCGAGGATGCGGTCGACGATGCCCTCGCGCGGGATGAGGTGGCTGATCGCCTGGCGGACGCGGGCGTCGCCGAGCTCCGGGTGCTCGGTGTTGAACGCGACGTACTGGTGGCCGAGCCCGTCGACGCGCTGGACGTCGATCGCGTCGCTCGCCTCGACGTTCTCGAGCTCGCTGCGGACCGGCTGGCCGTAGTACAGGTCGATCTCGCCCGACTCGAGCGCGATGAGGCGGGTGGTGTCCTCGATGATGGGGCGGAACTCGACCCGGTCGACCTTCGGCGCGCCGCCCCAGTAGTCCTCGTTGGCCTCGAGGACCATGCGGTCGTCGCGCGCCCACGATTCGAAGACGAAGGGGCCGGTCCCGACCGGGGCGCTGCCGAAGTCCTCGTTCTCGCCGAGGTCGGCGGGCACGATGTGGAGCCGCGCGATCGAGTTGAGGATGAAGGCGTTGTCGCCGGTCAGGTCGAAGCGGACCGTGGAGTCGTCGAGGATCTCGACGTTCGTGATGTCCTCGTACAGCGCCGGGTTGGCGGCGGGGTTGTCGGGGTTCAGCATCCAGTCGAACGTGTACTTCACGTCCTCGGCGGTGAACGGCTCGCCGTGGTGGAACTCGACGCCCTCGCGCAGCTCGAAGGTGATGCTGCTGCCGTCCTCGGCGAAGCTCCAGGAGGTCGCCAGGCGCGGCTGGTAGCTGAGGTCGGTGTCGAAGATCAACAGCGGCTCCATGATGGCGTACATCCGCTGGTAGCTGTAGACGTCGTACGTGATGCGCGGGTCGAGGTCGGACGCCTCGGCGACGGTACCGATCGTCAGCGTGGACTGCGCCTGGGCGGACCCCAGGGCGAGCAGGCCGGCGAGGATCAGGGCGAGCGGGGCGGAGAAGAGCTTGGTCACGACTACCTCCAGGAAACGGGTCGGGCGGGCGTCGGGGCGGCGAACCTCGGGGCGGGGTCGGGGGCGGAGGGCGGCGGGCGGCGTCAGACGAGCGGGAAGCGCGTCGGGGGGTGGCTGAGGACCTCGTGGCCGTCCTCGGTGACGAGGACGTCCTGTTCGTGGCCGACGGGGGGGCCGTCGACGCCGGTGCGACCGTGGACGACCGGTTCGACGGTGTACACCTCGCCGGCGCGGATCGCGGGCTTGCCGCGCTCGCCGTAGCGGGCGTTGAGGGGGGCGAGGGTGGTGCCGCCGTCGTGCACGGCGCGCCCGATCTGATGCCCGAGCGCGTGGGTGTAGGCGGGGATGCCGTTCGCTTCGAGGTGCTCGCGGGCGATGCGGTCGAGCTCCCAGCCGGCGACGCCGGGCTTCATGGCGTCGATCGCCTTCATCATCGCGTCGTGCCCGGTGCGGAAGCGGTGCTCGATCTCCGGCGGCGCGGCGGTTTCGCCGTCGCGGCGGACGTACCAGGCGCGCTGGATGTCGCTGGTGTAGCCCTCGACGTAGACGCCCATGTCGACGACGACGGTGTCGCCGGGCGTGAGTTCGGCGTCGCTGGCGGGCCGGTGCCCCATGCCGACGTGGCCCACCATGACGTTGGCGCCGTCGCCGAACGAGTGGGTGACGCCGTAGTGCCGGTGGCGTTCCTTGACGAACGCCGCGACCTCGCGCTCGGTGCGTCCCGCGCGGAGGAACTCCCCGACCTCGTCGAGGACGGTTTCGGTGATGCGCACCGCCTCGCGGAGGCGGCGGAGCTCCTCGGGGGTCTTGAGGGCGCGGAGGTCGGCGAGCGCGGTCGGGGCGGGGCGGAGGCGGGCGTCGAACGGCTCGACCGGGAGGATCGTGCCGAGCTTGTGCAGCATCCCGACGCTGAGCCCGTCGGCGAGCGGGTCGGCGGTCGAGGCGTTCACGGCCACCGTCGTCGGGGCGACGTCCTCGAGGAGGGTGCGGAGCGGCTCCATGAAGCCGCCGGTGCCGTAGGAGACGACCTCGAAGACGCCGGTGCGTTCGAACGGGTCGACGTCGTAATCGGCGACGACGGCGACCTTGCGTCCCTCGCGGGTCATCAGGAAGGCGGCTTCGCCGACGACGCCGTCGCCGGTCAGCAGGTGGACGGCGGGGTCGCTGTCCTCGCGGGTGAGGACGAGCCAGGCGTCCGCTTCGAGGGCCGGCAGCCAGGCGTCGAGTTGGGCGTGCTTCTCGCGGACGAGGGTGACGTCGTTCGGGTTCACGTGGGGTGCGCCTCCTCGGGGTGCGGAGTTCCGGCGAGTATAGAGGCGCGCCCCCACCCCGTCAAGATATTGAACAGGGTTCAACGAGGCGGGGGTGGCGCGATAGGGTGCCGGCATGATCCCCGGTTCGCGCTCCACCCCCCCCGGCGCCCCCGAGACCGCGGTGCCCTCGCCCGCCCACCCCCGGCCCCACGTCCGCCACGACGCCGGCGACGCCTTCTTCGGCTACTACCCCGGCCCGGTCGCCGTGATCACCGCCCGCCACGAGGGCGCCGTCAACGTCATGAGCGCCGGCTGGCACGCCGCCCTGTCCGCCGACCCGCCGCTGTACGGCGTCGCGGTGGCGCCCGAACGCCACACCCACGCGTTGATCACCGCCGCCGGCGCGTTCGCCGTGCACTTCCTCGGCCTCGAACGCGCCGACGCCATCCAGGGCGCCGGCGTCCTGAGCGGCGCCGACGTCCCCGACAAACTCGCGGCGCTCAACCTCGCCTGGCGCGAGGGCGACCACGGCCTCCCCATCCTCGAGGACGCCTACCTCGCCTACGCCTGCACCGTCCGCGACCGCCACCCCGCCGGCGACCACGACTGGTTCGTCGGCGACGTCACCGGCGTCTACGCCGACCCCGGCGCCTACCCCGACCGCCTCCTCGACCCCGCCGTCGCCTCCGCGGCGATGTACTACGGCCGCTCCCGCTACGAGGGCCTCGGGCACGGAACCGTCCGCACCTTCGACGTCGAGGCCCTCCGGGCGCTCGCGAACGACGGGGAGGGGGGCGCGTGAACCGCGCGACCGACACCTTCCGCGCGGTCCTGCCGCTGCGCGAGGCGGCGCGCGTCGAGAACGACTGGTTGCGCCGCCGCCTCGCCACCGTCCTCCCCGAGGTCATGCGGCGCGAGGGCGTCGATACCTGGATCGTCGTCGCCCGCGAGTACGCCGAGGACCCGGTCGTCCTGAGCCTCCTGCCCGCCCCCATGCTGTCCGCCCGCCGCCGCACCGTCCTGGTGTTCCACGCCCCCGAGGACGGACCGTTCGAGGCGCTCGCCATCGCCAACGCCGGCATCGGGCTGGACGCCGTCTACGAACCGGTCTGGCGCAAGACGCAGACCGAACGCGCCGAGGAAACCCAAGCGGAGGCGCTCCGCCGCGTCCTCGAGGCCCGCGACCCGCAGCGGATCGGCATCGACGTCAGCGAGACGTTCGCCTTCGGGGACGGCCTGACGGTCACGCAACGCGACTGGCTCGAGGCGGCCCTCGGACCGGACCTGTTCGCCCGCACCGTCTCCGCCGAACGCGTCGCCGTCGGCTGGCTGGAGCGGCGCCTCCCCGAGGAGATCGCCAGCGCGGACGCCTCCAACCGCCTCGCGCACGACCTGATCGCCGAGGCGTTCTCGACCCGCGTCGTCCAACCGGGCGTCACCCGCGCCCCGGACGTCGCCTGGTGGTTGCGCGAACGCACCCGCGAGCTGGGCCTGAGCTGTTGGTTCCAGCCGTCGGTCTCCATCCAACGGCGCGGCGAGACGCTCAGCCCGATGGGGGCGACGCCGGACGCGGTGATCCTGCCCGGCGACCTGCTGCACTGCGACTTCGGGTTGCACGAGCTCGGCTTGGCGACCGACACCCAACGCAACGCCTACGTCCCGCACCTGCACGAGGACGGCCCGAGCGACGGGATGCGCGAAGCGATGCGCCTCGCCAACCGCCAGCAGGACCTCCTCGCCGCGGAGATGGTGGCGGGCCGGACCGGCAACGAGGTCCTCGCCGCCGCCCGCGCCGCGATGGACGAAGAGGGCCTCGACGGGCGCATCTACTCCCACCCGATCGGCGTGCACGGGCACGGGGCGGGACCGATGATCGGCCGCTACGACGAGCAGGCGTTCCTGCCCGGCACCGGCGAAGCGACGCTGCACGACGACACGCTGTTCTCCTTCGAGATGCTGATCCGGCATCCGCTGCCCGAATGGGACGACCAGACGATCTATCTCGCCACCGAGCAGATCGTGGCGTTCACCGGCGGCGCGGTGCGCTACCTCGGCGGGGGGCGCCAGACCGAGTTGTACGTCGTGCGCTGAGTCAAGCGCCGTCCGGCGCGAGGGCGTCCACCTCGATCTCGACGCGGACGTCCTCGCCGATCAGGCCCGACGCCACCAACGTGTTGGCCGGCTCCGCGACCCCGAGCCGCGCCCCGTGCGCGTCGGCGACCGCCGCGACGTCGGCGGGGTCGGCGACGTGGATGCGGGTCCGCACGACGTCCTCCAGGCCCGCCCCGAGGCTGCGCAGCACCCCCGCCACCTTGTCCAGCACGAAGTGCGTCTGCGACGCCGCGCTCGACGGCGCGACGAGGCGCGTCCCGTGGTGCGCCGTCGTGCCGGAGATGCGGATGGCGCGCCCGTCGCGCCGCGCCCGGGCGTACCCCGCGCGCCCTTCCCATTCGGTGCCGGTCCGGACCCGCCGGACCCCGCGCGCGTCGGTCGCCACCGGGTAGGGCGCGGGGAGGGCGTCCAGATGGTGCCGGAGGTCGCCCGACGCGGTCAGGAACGGCTCCCGGCGGTACTCGTCGCCGCAGTCCCCCGGGACCGGAGCGAGGCCGGCGATGGCGTCCTCCAGGATCGAGCGGTCGGCGTCGGACAACGTCAGTTCGAGGCCGCGGAGGGTGTCGGCGACGTGCTCCGACGCCCCCAGGCGCGCCCCCACGATCACGCCCGCCACGCCCGGCGTGTCCAGCACGAAGCGGGTCGCGACGTTCGCGATGGAGGCGTCGTGCCGGTCGGCGACGGCGCGCGCGGCGTGCAGGACCGCCTGGTAGGCGTCCCACCCGCCGATGGCCTCCACGAAGCGGCGGTACTTGTTCAACGACCAGGGGGTGGCCTCGTCGTCCCACGTCGGTTCCTCGCGCCCCAACCACCGGTCGGTCAACAGGCCGCCCGCCAGGGTGCCGTAGGCCAGGACGTGGACGTCGCGCTCGAGGGCCAGGTCGGTCAGCCCGTGCGCCGCGCGCCGGTCGAGGAGCGAGAAGCTCACCTGGTTCGTCACCAGCGGCAGGCCGTCGTCCAGCGCCAGCCGCCAGTGCGCGGTGTCGACGTTCGTGAGGCCCAACGCCCCGATGCGGCCCGCCTGGCGCAGGTCGTTCAGCTGGTGGAGTTGGTCGAGCCACGCGGGGTCGTCGTACGTCCACGTGTGGAACTGCAGCAGGTCGATCCGCTCGGTCCCCAGCCGCTCCGCCGCCCGGTCGACCGCCGCGACGACGTCCTCGCGGGTCGTGGGGCCGGGCTTCGGCACCCACTTCGTGAGCATCTGCGTCGCCCCCCTGCGCGTCGCGCGGTGGTGGCCCGCGATGACCTCCGCGGAGCCGTAGTGGTCCGCCATGTCGAACGTCGTGAGGCCGGCCGCGACGTAGCGGTCCATCGCCGCCGCCGCGGTCTCGGGATCGAGGGTCGCGCCGCCGCGCTCCATGTCGGCGACCTGCCAGAGGCCGGTCAGGACCCGCGCGATCTCCAGATCGGGCGCGATCCGGAGGCGCGGCACGGCACCTTCGCTGGGGGACGTCATGGCCGCGAGTGTACCTGCGGGCCCCGACGGGCGGGGCGTCGGACGTCAGGGGCGGCGGGAGACCAGGGTCACGCCGGCCGGCGGTGCGTCGGGATCGCGGACCGCGCTCAGGAAGTCGTCGTTCTCCACCGATTCCACCCGTCCGCCGCCCCCACCGTTCCAGTAGATGCCGGGCGTGCACGGGCGGGGGACGTCGACGTCGGGATGCGCCCGGGCGTAAATGGGTCCGGCGAAGCCCATGCCGCCTGCTCCGCGTTTGCACACGCTGCCGTCGGCGAAGATCGCCGCCTGCAGGCCGGAGGACGGCTTTCGCTCGAACCGTACGTTGCCCTCGGATGCGATCAGGATGCGCACGATGGTGCCTCCACCGGGCGCCGCGGTGCCCTCGATGGCGTAGTCGCGGGCGTCGAAGACGACGTCCCGCTCGGCCAGTAGCGTATTGCGGCCGGAGAGGCGCATGCCGTCGGCGGGGACGACGCTCGCCGCGGACACGCGCAGTCCGTACGGGGGATCGAGCGACGCGGCGTCGGAGCTTCGCGCTGCGATGCGGACCGTCGTGTCCGGCCCGCCGACGATCGTGAGTCCGTTCGCCTCGCCGCGGACCGTCATCTCGCTCCCGTCCTCGAGGCACAACCGCGTTCCGGGCGGGTAGGCGTCGGCGTCGACGTTGGTGACGCCGGAAAGCGTGAAGCTGCACGTCCCGCCCCAGGCGTCGACGAGCCCGTCGCGGTCCAGTACCTGGGCGCGTACGGCCGCCGTTCCCACTTCGCACTCCGGCGCGTGGCGGCCCCGTCCGAGTTCGCACGGGTGCGGGGAACCGTCGTCGCGAACGCCGGACGCGCCCAAGGGGCGGGCGGCCTGCGCGCTGGAGGATCGCGCGTCGCGAGCGGCGCGTGCTTCGATGCGGCCGTTGGCGGCCAGCGGGATGGAGAGGTCGACGCGCCCCTTGATCGTCATGTCGCTCGTCGTTTGCCACCCCTCGAAGCCCGACGCAGCGGCTACGGTGAAGCGCGCCGACGTTCGATGCGCCGCGGATTCCCGGCCGTACCCGACGACGTGGATGCGGCCTCCGACGACGGTACCGTCCTCGTCCGTGGCGTAGGTGAGATCCTCCACGGCGTACCGGTCGGTGGCGGGGAGGAGGGTCTCCGCCTTCGGCCACGGGGGGGTCTCGGATCCAGCGTGCACCTCGCGTAGCGCGAGGAGCGCGAGGTCCAGCCCCTCGTCCGACGCGAACTCGGCCTCGGCGGCGGCGTACGTGTTGCGGGCCACGTCGAGGTTGGTCGTCGCGACGAAGTGCGAAGCGGCTGCGAGTACGGAAAGAACGAGAAGGACGAGGAGGGTCGTGACGAGCACGAAGCCGTCGGGACCGGCACGACAGGGCGCACGTCTCACGGTCGGGTCACCTCCACGGATTGCGGGTTGAACGTCGCGATCAGAAAGGTCACGGGGTTCGCCTCCACGGGGTCGATTCGGACCTCGAGGCCGACGACGTCGTCGGGGACCGTCCCGCCTGCGAGGAGGTCGCTCGGCGCGACGGTCGAGCGGTCCTTGCGCACGAGCGATACGACGCGAACGCCGCTCACGCCACCGATCAGAGCACCGTCGAAGGTCTCACTGGGGGTTCGGAGGGTCCGATCGAGCGTCCCCCCGTCGGGATCGAGGGCGAACGTCGTTTCGTGGCGCTCCACGTTGCCGGATGCGGTGTAGCGATCGTCCAGGTAGAACGCGGTGATGCGATCGGAGGTCGCCATCCGCTCGATCCGGAGGGTCGTGCCGCCGGTCCACGCCGCGAAGGGCCGATCGGACGGGGTCGCGTCGTCCCCCGGATACCCCGCGAGCGCCAGGTCGCGTCGAAGGACGGCGATGGCCCCCTCTACGTCCTGAAAGGAGGCGCTTCGCTCCACGCTCGTCGAGAACGTCCGTCCCGCATCGGCGAAGAGTCCCCCGAGCGCGAGGAGGGCGATCACGGTGATGACCGACGCGATGAGGAGCTCCACGAGCGTGAAGCCCGCGGCGTTGCGAAGCCTCACGGTGGCGTCCCCGTGAGGACGTTCCCCGTCCACAACGCCGACAGCGACTGCGTCGCGCCGTCGGCGCGGGTGGCGGTGACCGCGATCCGGTAGGCGTTGGGGGCGGTCCCCCCGCCGCACGTCAGGGTGCCGGCGTCGGCGTCGAAGGTGCACGGTGCGATGTCCACCCGGCAGTCGCTGACGACGTCGGG is a genomic window containing:
- a CDS encoding M24 family metallopeptidase, whose product is MNRATDTFRAVLPLREAARVENDWLRRRLATVLPEVMRREGVDTWIVVAREYAEDPVVLSLLPAPMLSARRRTVLVFHAPEDGPFEALAIANAGIGLDAVYEPVWRKTQTERAEETQAEALRRVLEARDPQRIGIDVSETFAFGDGLTVTQRDWLEAALGPDLFARTVSAERVAVGWLERRLPEEIASADASNRLAHDLIAEAFSTRVVQPGVTRAPDVAWWLRERTRELGLSCWFQPSVSIQRRGETLSPMGATPDAVILPGDLLHCDFGLHELGLATDTQRNAYVPHLHEDGPSDGMREAMRLANRQQDLLAAEMVAGRTGNEVLAAARAAMDEEGLDGRIYSHPIGVHGHGAGPMIGRYDEQAFLPGTGEATLHDDTLFSFEMLIRHPLPEWDDQTIYLATEQIVAFTGGAVRYLGGGRQTELYVVR
- a CDS encoding aldo/keto reductase encodes the protein MTSPSEGAVPRLRIAPDLEIARVLTGLWQVADMERGGATLDPETAAAAMDRYVAAGLTTFDMADHYGSAEVIAGHHRATRRGATQMLTKWVPKPGPTTREDVVAAVDRAAERLGTERIDLLQFHTWTYDDPAWLDQLHQLNDLRQAGRIGALGLTNVDTAHWRLALDDGLPLVTNQVSFSLLDRRAAHGLTDLALERDVHVLAYGTLAGGLLTDRWLGREEPTWDDEATPWSLNKYRRFVEAIGGWDAYQAVLHAARAVADRHDASIANVATRFVLDTPGVAGVIVGARLGASEHVADTLRGLELTLSDADRSILEDAIAGLAPVPGDCGDEYRREPFLTASGDLRHHLDALPAPYPVATDARGVRRVRTGTEWEGRAGYARARRDGRAIRISGTTAHHGTRLVAPSSAASQTHFVLDKVAGVLRSLGAGLEDVVRTRIHVADPADVAAVADAHGARLGVAEPANTLVASGLIGEDVRVEIEVDALAPDGA
- a CDS encoding prepilin-type N-terminal cleavage/methylation domain-containing protein, which codes for MRLRNAAGFTLVELLIASVITVIALLALGGLFADAGRTFSTSVERSASFQDVEGAIAVLRRDLALAGYPGDDATPSDRPFAAWTGGTTLRIERMATSDRITAFYLDDRYTASGNVERHETTFALDPDGGTLDRTLRTPSETFDGALIGGVSGVRVVSLVRKDRSTVAPSDLLAGGTVPDDVVGLEVRIDPVEANPVTFLIATFNPQSVEVTRP